A part of Pseudomonas sp. HR96 genomic DNA contains:
- a CDS encoding flavin reductase family protein codes for MPDDIHFYEPAKGHGLPHDPFNAIVGPRPIGWISSQDEQGRLNLAPYSFFNGFNYIPPIVGFSSVGRKDSLNNIEKTGEFGWNLATRSLAEAMNQSCAAVGPEVDEFDLSGLTPVASRVIAVPRVQESPVSFECKVTQIIQLQRADRQLIPSWLVLGEVVAVHIATWLLKDGVYDTAAAEPILRGGGPADYFQIGEAAKFQMYRPKV; via the coding sequence ATGCCTGACGACATCCATTTCTACGAACCCGCCAAAGGCCACGGCCTGCCCCATGATCCGTTCAACGCCATCGTCGGCCCGCGGCCGATCGGCTGGATCTCCTCCCAGGACGAACAGGGCCGCCTGAACCTGGCGCCCTATAGTTTCTTCAACGGCTTCAACTACATCCCGCCCATCGTCGGGTTCTCCAGCGTCGGGCGCAAGGACAGCCTGAACAACATCGAGAAGACCGGCGAGTTCGGCTGGAACCTGGCCACCCGCAGCCTGGCCGAGGCCATGAATCAAAGCTGCGCCGCCGTGGGCCCCGAGGTCGATGAATTCGACCTCAGTGGCCTGACCCCGGTGGCTTCGCGGGTGATCGCGGTGCCGCGCGTGCAGGAAAGCCCGGTGTCGTTCGAGTGCAAGGTCACCCAGATCATTCAGCTGCAACGCGCTGACCGTCAGTTGATCCCCAGCTGGCTGGTGCTGGGTGAAGTGGTGGCCGTGCACATCGCCACCTGGCTGCTCAAGGATGGCGTCTACGACACCGCTGCCGCCGAGCCCATCCTGCGCGGCGGCGGCCCGGCCGACTATTTCCAGATCGGTGAAGCGGCCAAGTTCCAGATGTACCGGCCCAAAGTCTAG
- a CDS encoding helix-turn-helix domain-containing protein, with the protein MPHSPATTIPVFKLYGEAQRWATPDLLHCETISKRSRLHHWQIQPHQHADLYQLLYVHRGQARIDIEGQQQLISRPTVQVVPPLCVHGFNFSADIDGYVLTLAAPLVHQLQAQMGPAMAVFARPASYPVGSERAYIHRLFGAVLREYQNEEPARDVLLHSLVGAALVWVGRQVLRHRAAGQVTGRAQAWMGRFMTRVEEDFRRHLTIEELAHGVGISVAHLNSICRELAGLSALQIVHQRLLLEAKRGLIYTNLSVSQLADSLGFADAAYFARFFRRLTGFSPKAFRQAGGSAEAN; encoded by the coding sequence GTGCCCCATTCGCCTGCCACCACCATTCCGGTGTTCAAGCTCTACGGCGAAGCCCAGCGCTGGGCGACCCCGGACCTGCTGCACTGCGAGACCATTTCCAAGCGCAGCCGTCTGCACCATTGGCAGATCCAGCCGCATCAGCACGCCGACCTCTATCAGTTGCTGTACGTGCATCGCGGCCAGGCGCGCATCGACATCGAGGGCCAGCAGCAGCTGATCTCCCGGCCCACCGTGCAGGTGGTGCCGCCGCTGTGCGTGCACGGGTTCAACTTCTCTGCCGACATCGACGGCTATGTGCTGACCCTGGCGGCGCCCCTGGTGCATCAGTTGCAGGCGCAGATGGGGCCGGCCATGGCGGTGTTCGCGCGCCCGGCCAGTTACCCTGTAGGCAGCGAGCGCGCCTACATCCACCGCCTGTTCGGCGCCGTGTTGCGCGAATACCAGAACGAGGAACCGGCGCGCGACGTACTTCTGCATTCGCTGGTGGGCGCGGCCCTGGTGTGGGTCGGTCGACAGGTGCTCAGGCATCGGGCCGCGGGCCAGGTGACCGGTCGGGCGCAGGCCTGGATGGGCCGCTTCATGACCCGGGTGGAGGAGGATTTTCGTCGCCACCTGACCATCGAGGAGTTGGCTCACGGGGTGGGCATCTCGGTGGCCCATTTGAACAGCATCTGCCGGGAACTGGCCGGGCTTTCGGCGTTGCAGATCGTTCATCAGCGCCTGCTGCTGGAGGCCAAGCGCGGGTTGATCTACACCAACCTGTCGGTCAGCCAGTTGGCCGACAGCCTGGGGTTTGCCGATGCGGCGTATTTCGCCCGGTTCTTCCGCCGCCTGACCGGTTTCTCGCCCAAGGCGTTTCGCCAGGCCGGCGGCAGCGCGGAAGCCAACTAG
- a CDS encoding putative quinol monooxygenase — translation MTQSSTVSHSAFVRARPGHSAELGARLSSLLEPSRQAPGCLHFALQHSHCEEGLWHVSGFWSSQQAMDDYFASPAMQVFSDVVQALLVKSLDLHTFASVDQAKAKLRLVQAR, via the coding sequence ATGACGCAATCTTCGACCGTCAGTCATTCAGCCTTCGTCCGTGCTCGCCCTGGCCACTCGGCCGAACTGGGCGCACGCTTGAGCAGCCTGCTCGAACCTTCACGGCAAGCGCCCGGGTGCCTGCATTTCGCCCTGCAGCACAGCCACTGCGAGGAAGGCCTGTGGCATGTTTCCGGGTTCTGGAGCAGTCAACAGGCCATGGACGACTATTTCGCCTCGCCGGCCATGCAGGTGTTCAGCGACGTGGTCCAGGCCTTGCTGGTCAAGAGTCTGGATTTGCACACCTTCGCCAGCGTCGACCAGGCCAAGGCCAAGCTCAGGCTGGTGCAGGCTCGCTAA
- a CDS encoding MDR family MFS transporter — MTNLNQPAPAIRSVLVALMLAIFLGALDQTIVAVSLPAISAQFHDVELLAWVISGYMVAMTVATPIYGKLGDLYGRRRMILFGTSLFTLASLFCGLSQSMEQLVLARIIQGIGAGGMVSVSQAIIGDIVPPRERGRYQGYFSGMYALASVLGPVLGGYMTEFVSWRWVFWINLPLGLFACNYIRSKLLGLAIPNRTPVIDYLGTLLMIVGLSSLLMSITELGLGHAPSDPPVYALLALAVLALLVFVWHERRFREPLLPMKLFTVSAAVLCWATVFFTAFQSIGLSVIMPLRFQTVTGAGADAAALHLLPLALGMPIGAFIGGRHTSKSGRYKPIILTGAIILPLAITGTAFTAPDNAWLSALFMVMTGIACGLQFPTSLVGAQNSVQPRDIGVATSTLALFRSLGGAVGVASLSAALLAMLHGLNLAAGNIEGNALLSSLNAAGAAQAHLRGELELTFRHLLLVSAAISLLGLGVAIALPNHLLRGREPEAQVK, encoded by the coding sequence GTGACCAATCTCAACCAGCCCGCCCCGGCGATTCGCAGCGTCCTGGTCGCCCTGATGCTGGCGATCTTCCTCGGGGCGCTCGACCAGACCATCGTCGCCGTCTCCCTGCCGGCCATCTCCGCACAGTTTCATGACGTCGAACTGCTGGCCTGGGTGATCTCCGGCTACATGGTGGCAATGACCGTGGCCACGCCCATCTATGGCAAGCTCGGCGACCTGTATGGCCGGCGACGGATGATCCTGTTCGGCACCAGCCTGTTCACCCTCGCCTCGCTGTTCTGCGGGCTGTCGCAGAGCATGGAGCAGCTGGTACTGGCGCGAATCATCCAGGGCATCGGTGCCGGGGGCATGGTCTCGGTCAGCCAGGCGATCATCGGCGACATCGTGCCGCCGCGCGAACGCGGGCGCTACCAGGGCTACTTCAGCGGCATGTACGCCCTGGCCAGCGTGCTCGGGCCGGTGCTGGGCGGCTACATGACCGAGTTCGTCTCCTGGCGCTGGGTGTTCTGGATCAACCTGCCGCTGGGGCTGTTCGCATGCAACTATATCCGCAGCAAGCTGCTCGGGCTGGCGATCCCCAATCGCACGCCGGTCATCGACTACCTCGGCACGCTGCTGATGATCGTCGGCCTGAGCAGCCTGTTGATGAGCATCACCGAGCTGGGCCTGGGCCATGCGCCGAGCGACCCGCCGGTCTACGCGCTGCTGGCCCTGGCGGTGCTGGCCCTGCTGGTGTTCGTCTGGCACGAGCGGCGTTTTCGCGAACCCCTGCTGCCGATGAAGCTGTTCACCGTTTCGGCCGCCGTGCTGTGCTGGGCCACGGTGTTCTTCACCGCCTTCCAGAGCATCGGCCTGAGCGTGATCATGCCCCTGCGCTTTCAGACCGTCACCGGCGCCGGTGCCGACGCGGCCGCCCTGCATCTGCTGCCCCTGGCCCTGGGCATGCCGATCGGCGCCTTCATCGGCGGGCGCCACACCTCCAAAAGCGGGCGCTACAAGCCGATCATCCTTACCGGCGCGATCATCCTGCCCCTGGCCATTACCGGCACCGCGTTCACCGCCCCCGACAACGCCTGGCTCAGTGCGCTGTTCATGGTCATGACCGGGATTGCCTGCGGCCTGCAATTTCCAACCTCGCTGGTGGGCGCGCAGAACTCGGTGCAACCGCGCGACATCGGCGTGGCCACCAGTACCCTGGCGCTGTTCCGCTCGCTGGGCGGCGCGGTGGGGGTTGCCAGCCTGTCGGCCGCGCTGCTGGCCATGCTGCACGGGCTGAACCTGGCGGCGGGCAACATCGAGGGCAACGCCCTGCTCTCCAGCCTGAATGCTGCGGGCGCTGCGCAGGCGCACCTGCGCGGCGAGCTGGAGCTGACCTTTCGGCACTTGTTGCTGGTCAGCGCCGCCATCTCGCTGCTGGGGCTGGGGGTAGCGATCGCACTGCCCAACCATCTGCTGCGCGGGCGGGAGCCGGAGGCACAGGTGAAATGA
- a CDS encoding TetR family transcriptional regulator yields the protein MVRRTKEEALETRSQILEAAEKAFYERGVARTTLADIATLAGVTRGAIYWHFNNKAAVVQAMLDSLTEPLEELARASEDEDELDPLGCLHKLLVHLFQQIARDPKVRRINEILFHKCEFTDEMCDLRRQRHTAAVECNVRIELSLSNAMRREQLPANLDPHRSAIALHAYIDGVIGQWLLIPETHDLYSEAEVWVNAGLDMLRLSPALRK from the coding sequence ATGGTTCGACGTACCAAAGAGGAAGCTCTGGAAACGCGCAGCCAGATACTCGAGGCCGCCGAAAAGGCCTTTTACGAGCGCGGCGTGGCGCGTACCACGCTGGCTGACATTGCCACGCTGGCCGGAGTGACCCGGGGCGCCATCTATTGGCACTTCAACAACAAGGCGGCGGTGGTGCAGGCGATGCTCGACAGCCTGACCGAGCCGCTGGAAGAACTGGCCCGCGCCAGCGAGGATGAGGACGAGCTGGACCCTTTGGGCTGCCTGCACAAGCTTCTCGTGCATTTGTTTCAGCAGATTGCTCGCGACCCGAAAGTTCGCCGAATCAATGAAATCCTGTTTCATAAATGCGAGTTCACCGATGAAATGTGTGATCTGCGCCGCCAACGCCATACGGCTGCCGTCGAATGCAACGTGCGTATCGAACTGTCCCTGAGCAATGCCATGCGCCGCGAACAACTGCCGGCCAACCTCGACCCGCACCGCAGTGCGATCGCCTTGCACGCCTATATCGATGGGGTGATTGGTCAATGGTTGTTGATCCCCGAGACCCATGACCTCTACAGCGAAGCCGAGGTGTGGGTGAATGCCGGGCTGGACATGCTGCGCTTGAGCCCTGCGCTGCGCAAATAA
- a CDS encoding SAM-dependent methyltransferase: MSVSASPARALRDPLADFTAMLDTSLQQNAFLKLVLARHVGAEVDLQRVVIKQVTVREQACLSFVYRYKTRDITRNLPLADAQALIATLLPESFRNAHLLTLTDEVQLEFSKKGKPMLHRTELAQGTAAPASAAHDREKKRYLELSRPFLRDLGVTDAQQQLIPSMSRKWKQINKFIEVFAHAFAGAALDPQQPVRVADFGSGKGYLTFAIHDYLSNTLQRQALVTGVELRADMVQLCNAAAARLDHPGLAFEHGDVRTVVPSAIDVMIALHACDIATDYAIHTGIRTGAAIIMCSPCCHKQIRLQIQSPALLKPMLQYGLHLGQQAEMVTDSLRALYLEACGYETKVFEFISLEHTNKNKMILAVKRQRPLDRAPLLARIEELKQFYSIREHCLEVLLRGDGLL, translated from the coding sequence ATGTCCGTTTCCGCCAGCCCCGCCCGCGCGCTGCGTGACCCGCTTGCCGACTTCACGGCCATGCTTGACACCAGCCTGCAGCAGAATGCATTCCTCAAGCTGGTGCTGGCGCGGCACGTGGGTGCCGAGGTCGATCTGCAGCGGGTGGTCATCAAGCAGGTGACCGTCAGGGAGCAGGCCTGCCTGTCGTTCGTCTACCGCTACAAGACCCGCGACATCACCCGCAACCTGCCGTTGGCCGACGCCCAGGCGTTGATCGCGACACTGCTGCCGGAGAGTTTCCGCAACGCCCACCTGCTCACCCTGACCGATGAAGTGCAGCTGGAATTCAGCAAGAAGGGCAAGCCGATGCTGCACCGCACCGAGCTGGCGCAGGGCACGGCGGCGCCGGCCAGTGCCGCCCATGACCGCGAAAAGAAACGTTACCTGGAGCTGAGCCGACCGTTCCTGCGCGACCTTGGCGTGACCGATGCGCAGCAGCAGCTGATCCCGTCCATGTCGCGCAAATGGAAGCAGATCAACAAGTTCATCGAGGTGTTTGCCCATGCCTTCGCCGGTGCCGCCCTGGACCCACAGCAGCCGGTGCGCGTCGCCGACTTCGGTTCGGGCAAGGGTTACCTGACCTTCGCCATCCACGATTACCTGAGCAATACCCTGCAGCGTCAGGCCCTGGTCACCGGGGTGGAGCTGCGCGCCGACATGGTCCAGCTGTGCAACGCTGCCGCGGCGCGCCTGGACCACCCCGGCCTGGCCTTCGAACATGGCGACGTGCGTACGGTGGTGCCCAGCGCCATCGACGTGATGATCGCCTTGCATGCCTGTGATATCGCTACCGACTACGCCATCCATACCGGCATCCGCACGGGCGCTGCGATCATCATGTGCTCGCCGTGCTGCCACAAGCAGATCCGTCTGCAGATCCAGAGCCCGGCATTGCTCAAGCCGATGCTGCAATACGGCTTGCACCTGGGCCAGCAGGCCGAGATGGTCACCGACAGCCTGCGCGCGCTGTACCTGGAAGCCTGCGGCTACGAGACCAAGGTCTTCGAGTTCATCTCTCTGGAGCACACCAACAAGAACAAGATGATCCTCGCGGTCAAGCGCCAGCGCCCGCTGGACCGGGCGCCGCTGCTGGCGCGCATCGAGGAGCTCAAGCAGTTCTACAGCATCCGGGAGCATTGCCTGGAGGTGCTGTTGCGCGGCGATGGCTTGTTGTAA
- the pobA gene encoding 4-hydroxybenzoate 3-monooxygenase has protein sequence MKTQVAIIGAGPSGLLLGQLLHNAGISNVILERQTPDYVLGRIRAGVLEQGMVELLRKAGVHQRMDREGLVHTGVELAVRGRRVHIDLHGLTGGKTVMIYGQTEVTRDLMQAREAAGALTVYGAANVEPQGMKSDAPWLTYEKDGELQRLDCDYIAGCDGFHGIARQAIPAEVLQTFERVYPFGWLGILADTPPVNEELVYASHERGFALCSMRSATRTRYYVQVDADEKVENWSDQRFWDELKSRLPADLAERMVTGPSIEKSIAPLRSFVVEPMQYGRMFLVGDAAHIVPPTGAKGLNLAASDVSTLFDILLKVYREGRTDLLEQYSPICLRRVWKAERFSWWMTSMLHRFPDADPFSQRIQQTELDYFVDSQAGRQTIAENYVGLPYEKVQ, from the coding sequence ATGAAGACTCAAGTCGCCATCATCGGCGCCGGTCCGTCCGGCCTCCTGCTCGGCCAGCTGCTGCACAACGCCGGCATCTCCAACGTCATTCTCGAACGCCAGACCCCGGACTACGTGCTCGGCCGCATCCGTGCCGGCGTGCTCGAACAAGGTATGGTCGAGCTGCTGCGCAAGGCCGGCGTGCACCAGCGCATGGACCGCGAAGGCTTGGTCCACACCGGCGTCGAACTGGCCGTGCGCGGCCGCCGTGTGCACATCGACCTGCACGGCCTGACCGGCGGCAAGACGGTGATGATCTACGGTCAGACCGAAGTCACCCGCGACCTGATGCAGGCGCGCGAGGCCGCAGGTGCACTGACCGTCTATGGCGCGGCGAACGTTGAGCCCCAGGGCATGAAGAGCGACGCGCCGTGGCTGACCTATGAGAAAGATGGTGAGCTCCAGCGCCTCGATTGCGACTACATCGCCGGCTGCGACGGCTTCCACGGCATTGCCCGCCAGGCCATCCCCGCCGAGGTGTTGCAAACCTTCGAGCGGGTCTACCCCTTCGGCTGGCTGGGCATCCTCGCCGACACTCCGCCGGTCAACGAGGAGCTGGTGTACGCCAGCCACGAACGCGGCTTTGCCCTGTGCAGCATGCGCTCGGCCACCCGCACCCGCTATTACGTCCAGGTCGATGCCGACGAGAAGGTCGAGAACTGGTCCGACCAGCGCTTCTGGGACGAGCTCAAGTCGCGCCTGCCGGCGGATCTGGCCGAACGCATGGTCACCGGCCCGTCGATCGAGAAAAGCATCGCGCCACTGCGCAGCTTCGTGGTCGAGCCTATGCAGTACGGGCGCATGTTCCTGGTGGGTGACGCGGCGCACATCGTTCCGCCCACCGGCGCCAAGGGTTTGAACCTGGCAGCCAGCGATGTCAGCACGCTGTTCGACATCCTGCTCAAGGTTTACCGCGAAGGCCGCACCGACCTGCTGGAGCAGTACTCGCCGATCTGCCTGCGGCGGGTATGGAAGGCCGAACGCTTTTCCTGGTGGATGACCTCGATGCTGCACCGCTTCCCGGATGCCGACCCCTTCAGCCAGCGCATTCAGCAGACCGAGCTGGACTACTTCGTCGACTCCCAGGCTGGCCGCCAGACCATTGCCGAAAACTACGTGGGCCTGCCCTACGAAAAGGTCCAGTAG
- the bglX gene encoding beta-glucosidase BglX, producing MRKLCALAVLASLAAAPAFAQTPPSPLKSKEVFIRDLMQRMTLDEKIGQLRLISIGPEMTKPQIREEIAAGRIGATFNSVRRDENRPMQDAALRSRLKIPMFFAYDVIHGHRTIFPISLGLAASWDMDAIGLSAKVAAQEASADSLDMTFGPMVDVSRDPRWGRTSEGFGEDTYLTSRIAKVMVEGFQGKDPAAPDRVMASVKHFALYGAVEGGRDYNIVDMSPTRMYQDYLPPYRAALDAGAGGVMVALNSINGVPATSNRWLMQDLLRKDWGFKGVTISDHGAILELVKHGVAADSREAAKLAIKAGIDMSMNDKVYGDQLPLLLKAGEIDQRDIDNAVREVLGAKYDMGLFADPYRRIGKAADDPADVNAESRLHRDAARDVARRTLVLLKNEHRTLPLKKQGTIALVGPLADAPIDMMGSWSGAGVPEQSITVLKGLQDAVGDQAKIVYAKGANITEDPREISFLNHIIFDRKEIDIDPRPASEMIAEALKAAAGADVIVAAVGESRGMSHESASRTHIDIPAPQQALIDALKATGKPLVLVLMNGRPLTIERQLNQADAMLETWFAGTEGGHAIADVLFGDYNPSGKLAVTFPRSVGQIPVYYSHLSIGRPWSPGDQPNYHSQYFDEQPGPLLPFGYGLSYTDFKLSDVSLSSATLNKGGSLDASVTVSNVGARDGETVVQLYLRDVAASMARPIKELKNFQKVMLKAGESRTLHFSIGEDDLKFYNSQLQYAAEPGQFLVQIGLDSDDVKQQSFVLK from the coding sequence ATGAGAAAGTTGTGTGCGCTGGCCGTCCTGGCCAGCCTGGCCGCCGCCCCGGCGTTTGCCCAAACTCCACCTTCGCCACTCAAGAGCAAGGAAGTGTTCATCCGCGACCTGATGCAGCGCATGACCCTGGACGAGAAGATCGGCCAGTTGCGCCTGATCAGCATCGGCCCGGAAATGACCAAGCCGCAGATCCGTGAAGAGATCGCTGCAGGGCGCATCGGCGCCACCTTCAACTCGGTGCGCCGTGACGAAAACCGGCCGATGCAGGACGCCGCCCTGCGCAGCCGCCTGAAGATCCCGATGTTCTTCGCCTACGACGTGATCCACGGCCATCGCACGATTTTCCCCATCAGCCTGGGCCTGGCCGCCAGCTGGGACATGGACGCCATCGGCCTGAGCGCCAAGGTGGCAGCCCAGGAAGCCTCCGCCGACAGCCTCGACATGACCTTCGGGCCCATGGTCGACGTGTCCCGCGACCCACGCTGGGGCCGCACCAGCGAAGGCTTCGGTGAAGACACCTACCTGACCTCGCGCATCGCCAAGGTGATGGTCGAAGGCTTCCAGGGCAAGGACCCGGCCGCGCCCGACCGGGTCATGGCCAGCGTCAAGCACTTCGCCCTCTATGGCGCGGTGGAAGGGGGCCGCGACTACAACATCGTCGACATGAGCCCCACGCGCATGTACCAGGACTACCTGCCGCCCTACCGCGCCGCGCTGGACGCCGGCGCCGGTGGCGTGATGGTGGCGCTGAACTCGATCAACGGCGTGCCGGCCACCTCCAACCGCTGGCTGATGCAGGATTTGCTGCGCAAGGACTGGGGCTTCAAGGGTGTGACCATCAGCGACCACGGGGCCATCCTCGAGCTGGTCAAGCACGGCGTCGCTGCCGACTCGCGCGAGGCGGCCAAGCTGGCGATCAAGGCCGGCATCGACATGAGCATGAACGACAAGGTCTATGGCGATCAGCTGCCGCTGCTGCTCAAGGCCGGCGAGATCGACCAGCGCGACATCGACAACGCGGTGCGCGAAGTGCTTGGCGCCAAGTACGACATGGGCCTGTTCGCCGACCCGTACCGGCGCATCGGCAAGGCCGCCGATGACCCGGCCGACGTCAATGCCGAAAGCCGCCTGCACCGCGACGCCGCCCGCGACGTGGCGCGCAGGACCCTGGTGCTGCTCAAGAACGAGCATCGCACCTTGCCGCTGAAGAAGCAGGGCACCATCGCCCTGGTCGGCCCGCTGGCCGACGCCCCGATCGACATGATGGGCAGCTGGTCGGGCGCCGGCGTGCCGGAGCAGTCGATCACCGTGCTCAAGGGCCTGCAGGACGCCGTCGGCGACCAGGCGAAGATCGTCTATGCCAAAGGCGCCAACATCACCGAAGACCCTCGCGAGATCTCCTTCCTCAACCACATCATCTTCGACCGCAAGGAAATCGACATCGACCCGCGCCCGGCCAGTGAAATGATCGCCGAAGCGCTCAAGGCGGCCGCAGGCGCCGACGTGATCGTCGCGGCCGTCGGCGAGTCGCGCGGCATGTCCCACGAGTCGGCCAGCCGCACCCACATCGACATCCCGGCGCCGCAGCAGGCCCTGATCGATGCCCTCAAGGCCACCGGCAAACCGCTGGTGCTGGTGCTGATGAACGGCCGTCCGCTGACCATCGAGCGCCAGTTGAACCAGGCCGACGCGATGCTGGAAACCTGGTTCGCCGGCACCGAGGGCGGCCACGCCATCGCCGATGTGCTGTTCGGCGACTACAACCCGTCGGGCAAACTGGCCGTGACCTTCCCGCGTTCGGTCGGGCAGATTCCGGTGTACTACAGCCACCTGAGCATCGGCCGCCCGTGGAGCCCGGGCGACCAGCCCAACTACCACTCGCAGTACTTCGACGAGCAACCCGGGCCACTGCTGCCGTTCGGTTACGGCCTGAGCTACACCGACTTCAAGTTGTCGGACGTCAGCCTGTCCAGCGCCACCTTGAACAAGGGAGGCAGCCTGGACGCCAGCGTCACCGTCAGCAACGTCGGTGCCCGCGACGGCGAAACCGTGGTGCAGCTGTACCTGCGCGACGTCGCCGCTTCCATGGCGCGCCCGATCAAGGAGCTGAAGAACTTCCAGAAGGTCATGCTCAAGGCCGGCGAGTCGCGCACCCTGCACTTCTCCATTGGCGAAGACGACCTGAAGTTCTATAACAGCCAGCTGCAGTACGCCGCAGAGCCTGGGCAATTCCTGGTGCAGATCGGCCTGGACTCCGATGACGTCAAGCAGCAGAGCTTCGTGTTGAAGTAA
- a CDS encoding DUF4917 family protein produces the protein MDLDQLDARLPDWRDLAPTQPCTGLLLGNGASRAIWRNFAYDSLFERAQKVRNKPLGQTDLALFRSLATQSFEQVLTSLKSTVRVNAALAISSTSPLNRYYAIKEALIHAMRSVHIPFQQVPVNTLAVINRELRRYPTVYSSNYDLLCHWAVQHEPGGFADLFNGDDGFDLRALPGAGHRVLYLHGALHLLKNADASSRQRLATGSALLDGFAVNQPGDVPLFVSEGASEDKLRSIRSNDYLNWCHGQLASHVGGLCILGHKLNAEDAHLIDALRRAAPTWLAIGIFPLSDAWVVSQKRHYATLFEGLPMSFFDATSHGLCRPELNVPVPAVVGRKRR, from the coding sequence ATGGATCTCGATCAACTGGATGCCCGCCTCCCCGATTGGCGCGACCTGGCCCCGACGCAACCCTGCACCGGCCTGCTGCTGGGCAATGGCGCCAGCCGCGCGATCTGGCGCAACTTCGCCTACGACTCGCTGTTCGAGCGCGCGCAGAAGGTACGCAACAAACCGCTGGGGCAAACCGACCTGGCGCTGTTCCGCTCCCTGGCCACGCAAAGCTTCGAGCAGGTCCTGACCAGCCTCAAGAGCACAGTGCGGGTCAACGCCGCGCTGGCCATCAGCTCGACCTCGCCGCTGAACCGCTACTACGCGATCAAGGAAGCGCTGATCCACGCCATGCGCAGCGTGCACATCCCTTTTCAGCAGGTGCCGGTCAACACATTGGCCGTCATCAATCGAGAATTGCGCCGCTACCCCACGGTGTATTCGAGCAATTACGACCTGCTCTGCCATTGGGCCGTGCAGCACGAGCCTGGCGGCTTTGCCGACCTGTTCAATGGCGATGACGGCTTCGACCTGCGTGCATTGCCCGGCGCCGGCCACCGGGTGCTTTACCTGCACGGCGCCTTGCACCTGCTCAAGAACGCCGACGCCAGCAGCCGGCAACGCCTGGCCACCGGCAGCGCCCTGCTCGACGGTTTCGCCGTCAACCAGCCGGGCGACGTGCCGTTATTCGTCAGCGAGGGCGCCAGCGAAGACAAGCTGCGCAGCATCCGCAGCAACGATTACCTCAATTGGTGTCATGGCCAGCTGGCCAGCCATGTCGGCGGCCTGTGCATCCTGGGGCACAAGCTCAATGCCGAGGATGCCCACCTGATCGACGCCCTGCGCCGGGCGGCGCCTACCTGGCTGGCCATCGGCATCTTCCCGCTCAGCGATGCCTGGGTGGTCAGCCAGAAGCGTCACTACGCGACCTTGTTCGAAGGCCTGCCGATGTCGTTTTTCGATGCCACCAGCCATGGGCTGTGCCGCCCGGAGCTGAATGTTCCGGTGCCGGCGGTGGTGGGCAGGAAGCGGCGCTAG
- a CDS encoding AraC family transcriptional regulator, which yields MSTQQSMPLKPAPSLELQRVELADLIRRYVTAEGCLKTAIAPLHLVRYDHCTQSFPALAQPALCILAHGSKQVQLGDERYTYDPLNFMVVSVAMPISGRILEASPSNPSLSVRLDIDPAEINALIAEAGPMGVPARPTGRGLYVEQMDQALLDAVLRLVRLLDTPKDIAMLAPLVRREILYRLLRGQQGHKLYEIALGNSQTHRVSRAIQWLNGHYQEPLRIDDLARTVNLSVSTLHHRFKAVTSMSPLQYQKQLRLQEARRLMLDQGLEASAASYQVGYESPSQFSREYSRLFGAPPLRDLARLRQNSATL from the coding sequence ATGTCCACGCAACAGTCCATGCCCCTCAAGCCCGCGCCCTCGCTGGAGTTGCAGCGGGTGGAGCTGGCGGATCTGATCCGCCGCTACGTCACCGCCGAGGGTTGCCTGAAGACCGCTATCGCGCCGCTGCACCTGGTGCGCTACGACCATTGCACCCAGTCGTTTCCGGCCCTGGCGCAGCCGGCCCTGTGCATCCTTGCCCACGGTAGCAAGCAAGTGCAACTGGGCGATGAGCGCTACACCTACGACCCGTTGAACTTCATGGTGGTGTCGGTGGCCATGCCCATCAGCGGGCGCATCCTCGAGGCCAGCCCGAGCAACCCCAGCCTGTCGGTGCGCCTGGACATCGACCCGGCGGAGATCAACGCCTTGATCGCCGAGGCCGGGCCCATGGGCGTGCCAGCCCGCCCCACCGGCCGCGGGCTGTACGTCGAGCAGATGGATCAGGCGCTGCTCGACGCCGTGCTGCGCCTGGTGCGCCTGCTCGACACGCCCAAGGATATCGCCATGCTCGCGCCGTTGGTGCGCCGGGAAATCCTCTATCGGTTGCTGCGCGGCCAGCAGGGCCACAAGCTCTACGAGATCGCCCTGGGCAACAGCCAGACCCACCGGGTCAGCCGCGCCATTCAATGGCTCAACGGCCATTACCAGGAGCCGTTGCGCATCGACGACCTGGCCCGCACGGTCAACCTCAGCGTGTCCACCCTGCACCACCGCTTCAAGGCGGTCACCTCCATGAGCCCGTTGCAGTACCAGAAGCAGTTGCGCCTGCAGGAGGCCCGCCGGCTGATGCTCGACCAGGGCCTGGAAGCCTCGGCCGCCAGCTATCAGGTGGGCTACGAGAGCCCCTCGCAGTTCAGCCGCGAATACAGCCGACTGTTCGGCGCCCCGCCGCTGCGCGACCTGGCCCGATTGCGGCAGAACTCGGCCACCCTCTGA